Proteins co-encoded in one Aspergillus luchuensis IFO 4308 DNA, chromosome 6, nearly complete sequence genomic window:
- a CDS encoding uncharacterized protein (COG:S;~EggNog:ENOG410PU2Y;~InterPro:IPR024079;~SECRETED:SignalP(1-21);~go_function: GO:0008237 - metallopeptidase activity [Evidence IEA]): MWAIFLPILLLQLLIFPTVNAGHPEWEHARFMLPEWLSVKPVEPWGRLWPDKTIKLCYESEATWRKYHKYFRSAMRLWYAAGLPEDFKVREIGADGCQNMPHEKLLVIDTPELFATDVGLPTLSYLNTNNNPNPQRPAMWVSLYYRDSEAFRVATFAHELAHSFGVYHEHQNPYYWIPGRQVFAFNCDQLKGFTELTQGMSQERIWGENGLCRSYTAARAVGFPSMDYLPMPFDEVMSPHGIWSNRATVDFDSIMLYGSHLGGQFDVSVVISLADGTIFQETTEPSVEDVDGLKLLYTTVYGIPLRTLYNDPRSPYFSTFRMYAGCST, encoded by the coding sequence ATGTGGGCAATTTTCCTTCcaatcctccttcttcaactactCATTTTCCCCACGGTCAATGCTGGCCATCCTGAGTGGGAGCATGCTCGGTTCATGCTTCCCGAATGGTTGTCAGTCAAGCCAGTAGAGCCCTGGGGCCGCCTCTGGCCCgacaagaccatcaagcTGTGCTACGAAAGCGAGGCAACCTGGAGAAAATATCATAAATACTTCCGGAGTGCAATGAGATTATGGTATGCGGCAGGGCTGCCTGAGGATTTCAAAGTGAGGGAGATTGGCGCAGATGGATGCCAGAATATGCCACATGAAAAGTTGCTGGTCATCGATACCCCCGAGTTGTTTGCCACAGATGTTGGCTTGCCCACTCTGTCCTACCTGAACACGAACAATAATCCGAACCCTCAGAGGCCTGCAATGTGGGTATCCTTGTACTACAGGGACTCAGAGGCGTTCCGAGTCGCTACCTTTGCTCACGAGCTCGCACACTCATTTGGGGTCTATCACGAGCACCAAAACCCTTATTACTGGATACCAGGGCGCCAAGTGTTCGCCTTCAACTGTGACCAATTGAAGGGTTTCACAGAATTGACCCAGGGAATGTCACAGGAGCGGATCTGGGGAGAAAATGGTCTCTGCAGAAGTTATACCGCGGCCCGAGCCGTTGGGTTTCCAAGTATGGATTACCTTCCTATGCCGTTTGATGAAGTCATGTCTCCCCATGGAATATGGTCAAACAGAGCCACCGTTGATTTTGACTCTATCATGCTTTACGGTTCTCACCTGGGCGGGCAGTTTGATGTTTCAGTGGTCATATCCTTGGCGGACGGGACAATTTTCCAGGAGACAACAGAACCCAGTGTTGAAGATGTAGATGGCTTGAAGCTTCTCTATACTACTGTGTATGGGATTCCACTAAGGACTCTGTACAACGATCCCAGGAGCCCTTACTTCTCGACATTCAGAATGTACGCCGGCTGTTCGACCTAG
- a CDS encoding uncharacterized protein (CAZy:CBM50;~COG:S;~EggNog:ENOG410PNG5;~InterPro:IPR018392,IPR036779;~PFAM:PF01476;~SECRETED:SignalP(1-20)) translates to MGTLPTWLSALLLLLWTAAAQSPAIDVAGITADSTPHGPTMSGTPADCNRWFTIQKGDTCYELEKAFGLTPQQFQQWNPAVSRDCLVNFWPGYAYCVGVGPVAIPTSADTAPSAPTMTGTAANCNRWYTAQKGDNCYAVEKAFGLTPQQFQQWNPAVSHDCLVNFWPGYAYCVGVGPVAIPTSADTAPHAPTMTGIAANCNRWYTAQKGDYCYAVEKAFGLTPQQFQQWNPAVSSDCLVNFWPGYAYCVGVGPAENGPHGPTMPGIAPNCIQFYTAKKGDTCYAVEKAFGISPQQFQQWNPAVSLDCLVNFWADYADSDSDFGFDVNEFNHFDYVDHFDNCPYHLHHVYCLDYWHVDHFDDRPSYVYYFNYLAYCTWTTGTSTTSTSLSPTTVFTTFTTTLTLTTTLTSNGQTTCFDHVDHFNHLGHFQIFYHFQPTHVNSKYFQKFDYFDQSKYSKYSYHSHHSQNFDLNNPPFALYHTYS, encoded by the exons ATGGGTACTCTTCCTACATGGCTGTCTGccctgctgctactgctatggACTGCAGCTGCTCAATCCCCAGCTATCGATGTCGCTGGCATTACAGCAGATTCCACCCCTCATGGCCCAACCATGTCAGGAACCCCAGCTGATTGCAACCGATGGTTCACTATCCAAAAGGGTGATACCTGCTATGAGTTGGAAAAGGCGTTTGGACTCACTCCTCAGCAATTCCAGCAATGGAATCCTGCAGTGTCCCGTGATTGTCTGGTCAACTTCTGGCCGGGCTACGCATACTGTGTGGGCGTTGGACCAGTAGCGATTCCAACATCTGCAGACActgctccttctgctccGACCATGACTGGTACCGCGGCAAATTGCAACCGTTGGTACACTGCTCAGAAAGGAGACAATTGCTACGCAGTGGAGAAAGCATTCGGGCTCACTCCGCAGCAATTCCAGCAGTGGAATCCCGCCGTCTCCCATGATTGCCTGGTCAACTTTTGGCCGGGTTACGCATACTGCGTGGGAGTTGGACCGGTAGCAATTCCGACATCTGCAGACACTGCTCCTCATGCCCCAACCATGACTGGCATTGCAGCAAATTGTAACCGGTGGTACACTGCCCAAAAAGGAGATTACTGTTATGCAGTAGAGAAAGCATTCGGGCTTACTCCGCAGCAGTTTCAGCAGTGGAATCCCGCTGTCTCTTCGGACTGTCTGGTCAACTTCTGGCCCGGGTATGCTTATTGCGTGGGTGTTGGGCCGGCCGAAAATGGTCCTCATGGCCCTACTATGCCAGGAATTGCCCCAAACTGCATTCAGTTTTATACTGCCAAGAAGGGTGATACTTGCTATGCAGTCGAGAAGGCTTTTGGTATCAGTCCCCAGCAATTTCAACAGTGGAATCCGGCTGTCTCTCTGGACTGCTTGGTCAATTTTTGGGCAGATTATGC cgacagcgacagcgactTCGGCTTCGACGTCAACGAGTTCAACCACTTTGACTACGTCGACCACTTCGACAACTGCCcttaccacctccaccacgtCTACTGCTTGGACTACTGGCACGTCGACCACTTCGACGACCGTCCTTCCTACGTCTACTATTTCAACTACTTGGCCTACTG TACGTGGACTACCGGCACGTCGACCACTTCGACTAGTTTGTCACCTACGACTGTTTTCACCACATTCACCACCACGCTCACTTTGACCACAACCTTGACTTCGAATGGTCAGACTACG TGCTTCGACCACGTTGACCACTTCAACCACCTTGGCCACTTCCAAATCTTCTACCACTTCCAGCCCACCCACGTCAACTCCAAGTACTTCCAGAAGTTTGACTACTTTGACCAGTCCAAGTACTCCAAGTACTCataccactcccaccactcCCAGAACTTCgacctcaacaaccccccgTTCGCCCTCTATCACACCTACTCCTAG
- a CDS encoding LysM peptidoglycan-binding domain-containing protein (COG:S;~EggNog:ENOG410PNG5;~InterPro:IPR018392,IPR036779;~PFAM:PF01476) has product MVTTNATYSTRNPITSYNQTITPIDTAWPPTKTHPGQPKDCDKWYLVAPGDTCRSIYQRHGNSITMDELLEWNPDLKADCDYPIAGYWVCVGIKRPALTIIYPTTNDTVPDPTPWTPRPTPTETSVYPPTKTQPGLAPSCSAFYEAQPSDTCDQILASNPMLKFPLLLEWNPALKSDCSGILPGYFYCIAAYNDTNRPAPPTVTNQPYPLKPGTAKNCTAWYKSDDGDTCDLIVEMFGTFDKAQFVAWNPDIGVECYGLESGYYYCVADPSTPKTRTRPVITAMSFPTAHPRRQPGVTKDCNKWWLVSIHDDCYDIMHFNGITMADLYTWNPALSGKRNCLEGLVPDTEVCVGVMSSSSSTTAAPSSTVPDASFRTGLVTVIGGRD; this is encoded by the exons ATGGTCACGACCAACGCGACCTACTCAACCCGCAACCCCATCACCTCATACAACCAGACCATAACTCCCATTGACACCGCATGGCCTCCGACCAAGACCCATCCCGGCCAGCCCAAAGACTGTGACAAATGGTATTTAGTTGCGCCAGGAGACACCTGCAGGTCAATTTACCAGCGCCACGGCAACAGCATAACCATGGACGAGCT ACTGGAATGGAACCCCGACCTTAAAGCAGACTGCGACTACCCCATCGCCGGCTACTGGGTGTGCGTGGGTATCAAACGTCCCGCTCTAACCATAATCtatcccaccaccaacgacaCAGTCCCCGATCCCACTCCCTGGACGCCGCGTCCCACTCCAACGGAGACATCCGTCTACCCACCGACCAAAACCCAACCCGGTCTCGCCCCAAGCTGCTCTGCCTTTTACGAAGCTCAGCCT TCCGACACCTGCGACCAAATCCTCGCCAGCAACCCCATGCTGAAATTTCCTCTCCTGTTGGAATGGAACCCAGCCCTGAAATCAGACTGCTCCGGTATCCTTCCAGGCTACTTCTACTGCATCGCAGCCTACAACGACACCAACCGCCCCGCCCCGCCCACCGTCACTAACCAACCCTATCCGCTAAAGCCAGGCACAGCCAAGAACTGCACGGCCTGGTACAagagtgatgatggtgatacgTGCGACTTGATCGTGGAGATGTTTGGCACGTTCGATAAAGCACAGTTTGTGGCGTGGAATCCCGATATCGGTGTTGAATGCTATGGTTTGGAG AgcggctactactactgcgtCGCCGACCCCAGCACTCCCAAGACTCGAACAAGGCCCGTAATTACTGCCATGAGCTTCCCCACGGCCCATCCGCGTCGTCAACCGGGCGTTACTAAGGACTGTAATAAATGGTGGCTTGTGTCGAT TCACGACGACTGCTACGACATCATGCACTTTAACGGCATCACCATGGCAGATCTGTATACCTGGAATCCGGCTCTCTCGGGAAAGAGAAACTGTCTGGAGGGGTTGGTTCCTGATACGGAGGTTTGTGTGGGTGTtatgtcgtcgtcgtcttctactactgctgctccttCGAGTACTGTTCCAGATGCTTCTTTTAGGACTGGATTGGTTACAGTTATTGGGGGAAGGGATTGA